A stretch of Helicobacter pylori DNA encodes these proteins:
- the trpB gene encoding tryptophan synthase subunit beta → MNQKAYFGEFGGSFVSELLVPALRELEQAFDACLKDEKFQKEYFHLLKDFVGRPSPLTLCQNIVSNPKVKLYLKREDLIHGGAHKTNQALGQALLAKKMGKTRIIAETGAGQHGVATAIACALLDLKCVIFMGEKDIKRQEMNVFRMRLLGAEVREVNSGSATLKDAVNEALRDWASSYKDTHYLLGTAAGPHPYPTMVKTFQKMIGDEVKSQILEKENRLPDYVIACVGGGSNAIGIFSAFLNDKEVKLIGVEPAGLGLETNKHGATLNKGRVGILHGNKTYLLQDDEGQITESHSISAGLDYPGVGPEHSYLKESKRAVYESASDAEALEAFRLLCQKEGIIPALESSHALAYALKLAQKCEEESIIVVNLSGRGDKDLSTVYNALKEV, encoded by the coding sequence ATGAATCAAAAAGCGTATTTTGGGGAGTTTGGAGGGAGTTTTGTTTCAGAATTGTTAGTGCCTGCATTAAGAGAGTTAGAACAGGCGTTTGATGCGTGTTTGAAAGATGAAAAATTCCAAAAAGAATATTTCCATCTTTTAAAAGATTTTGTGGGCCGTCCTAGCCCTTTAACCTTGTGTCAAAATATCGTTTCTAATCCTAAAGTCAAGCTTTATCTAAAACGAGAAGATTTAATCCATGGCGGGGCGCACAAGACTAATCAAGCCTTAGGGCAAGCTCTTTTAGCGAAAAAAATGGGGAAGACAAGGATCATTGCTGAAACAGGCGCCGGTCAGCATGGCGTGGCGACGGCTATCGCTTGTGCGTTATTGGACTTAAAATGCGTGATTTTTATGGGAGAAAAAGACATCAAGCGCCAGGAAATGAATGTTTTTAGAATGCGCTTATTAGGGGCTGAAGTGAGAGAAGTCAATTCAGGGAGCGCGACGCTTAAAGACGCCGTGAATGAGGCCTTAAGAGATTGGGCGAGCAGCTATAAGGACACGCATTATTTGCTAGGCACAGCCGCGGGGCCGCACCCTTACCCCACAATGGTTAAAACCTTTCAAAAAATGATAGGCGATGAGGTTAAAAGCCAGATTTTAGAAAAAGAAAACCGCTTGCCTGATTACGTGATCGCATGCGTTGGAGGGGGGTCTAACGCTATAGGGATATTCAGCGCGTTTTTAAACGACAAAGAAGTGAAACTCATAGGCGTAGAGCCGGCGGGTTTAGGGCTAGAAACCAATAAACATGGGGCGACTTTGAATAAGGGGCGTGTGGGGATTTTGCATGGGAATAAAACCTATCTTTTACAAGATGATGAAGGTCAGATTACAGAAAGCCATAGCATTAGCGCCGGGCTTGATTATCCAGGGGTGGGGCCAGAACACAGCTATTTAAAAGAGAGTAAGCGTGCAGTTTATGAAAGCGCAAGCGATGCTGAAGCGCTAGAAGCCTTCAGGTTGTTGTGCCAAAAAGAAGGCATTATCCCGGCGCTAGAAAGCTCACACGCTTTAGCGTATGCCTTAAAACTCGCTCAAAAATGCGAAGAAGAAAGCATTATTGTAGTGAATTTAAGCGGTCGAGGGGATAAGGATTTAAGCACCGTTTATAACGCTTTAAAGGAGGTTTAA